A single genomic interval of Shewanella psychropiezotolerans harbors:
- a CDS encoding LysE family translocator, with product MDIISLAVIGALIVVSPGADFVLVLKNSVTSGRAAGVWTAVGISLAIGVHIGYTLLGIGYLISHNVFLFNIIKYAGALYLIYIGLKSILTANASLDGIEKDEFQLKPSQYLFQGFLCNVLNPKTMLFFVSLFSQLASPESHEYRSILLYGLYIALLHGLWFGAVSILFTSKAQQHRMTKIKTRLSQVCGAGLMGLGFVLGAKSL from the coding sequence ATGGACATTATCAGTCTAGCCGTCATCGGCGCACTCATCGTTGTAAGTCCTGGAGCTGACTTTGTGTTGGTGCTGAAAAATAGTGTCACATCGGGCAGGGCTGCTGGTGTCTGGACTGCGGTTGGCATAAGCTTAGCAATAGGGGTACATATAGGTTACACCTTGCTCGGAATTGGTTACCTAATCTCACATAATGTGTTTCTGTTTAATATAATTAAGTACGCTGGAGCCCTCTATCTCATCTATATCGGGCTGAAAAGTATCCTGACCGCCAATGCTAGCCTGGATGGGATAGAGAAAGATGAATTTCAGCTAAAACCCAGCCAATACCTATTCCAGGGATTTTTGTGTAATGTATTAAACCCTAAGACTATGTTGTTTTTTGTTAGTCTGTTCAGCCAGCTTGCCTCTCCTGAAAGCCATGAGTATCGCTCAATCTTGCTCTATGGTCTGTATATCGCCTTGCTGCATGGACTCTGGTTTGGCGCAGTATCCATACTATTTACCTCAAAGGCACAGCAACACAGGATGACTAAGATAAAGACACGCTTGAGTCAGGTGTGCGGTGCAGGGCTAATGGG
- a CDS encoding LysR substrate-binding domain-containing protein: MRHLKAFHIFHVAASSLSYSEAADKLCITHGAVSKQIKILEAYLGQSLYYRQGRHVCLTREGELLKGYTDQAFLALSAGIDKLSQIQHACLEISCEPTLTMRWLMPRLSDFYQDNPNSDVRLSTAGGPVRLGTNGISLAIRRNDFVSLNDHHITELVDEWVGPVCSADHWNKIKDDLSQMKILHSQTRPDAWADWNKQAGMNALHQSSPRAQQSFAHFYFCLQAAADGLGVAMGSYPLVVDDINRGKLIAPFGFSKSGKRYILLSQELNNDDPLESSFIDWLQKNLALCIPDTRLIDRKK, from the coding sequence ATGAGACATCTCAAAGCCTTTCATATTTTTCATGTCGCCGCATCATCACTCAGCTATAGTGAAGCGGCAGATAAACTCTGTATTACCCATGGCGCGGTGAGCAAGCAGATAAAGATACTGGAAGCCTATTTGGGTCAAAGCTTATATTATCGCCAGGGACGACATGTCTGTCTGACCCGGGAGGGTGAACTACTTAAAGGCTATACAGACCAAGCCTTTCTAGCCTTGAGTGCGGGTATCGACAAGTTATCCCAAATACAACATGCTTGTCTGGAGATCTCCTGCGAACCCACATTGACCATGCGCTGGCTGATGCCCAGATTATCTGACTTCTACCAAGATAATCCGAATAGCGATGTCAGGTTATCGACGGCCGGAGGACCCGTGAGGCTCGGTACCAACGGAATATCCCTGGCTATTAGGCGGAATGATTTCGTCTCATTAAACGATCACCATATCACTGAGTTAGTCGATGAATGGGTGGGGCCCGTCTGTTCAGCAGATCATTGGAACAAGATAAAAGATGATCTGAGTCAAATGAAAATCCTCCATAGTCAGACCAGACCTGATGCCTGGGCTGACTGGAACAAACAAGCAGGCATGAACGCCTTACACCAATCCTCTCCCCGGGCCCAGCAAAGCTTTGCCCACTTCTACTTTTGTCTGCAAGCCGCCGCCGATGGATTGGGGGTCGCCATGGGGTCTTATCCACTGGTAGTTGATGACATCAACAGGGGCAAGCTCATAGCCCCCTTCGGTTTTAGTAAATCAGGAAAACGTTATATTTTACTTAGTCAGGAGTTGAATAATGACGACCCGTTAGAGTCCAGTTTTATTGACTGGTTGCAGAAGAATCTAGCTCTGTGTATCCCAGATACTCGCTTAATAGACAGAAAAAAATGA
- a CDS encoding isoaspartyl peptidase/L-asparaginase family protein, whose protein sequence is MKNKNKILAILLAISSVSSLGVVADDKPFSIAIHGGAGTIKPSNFTPEKEQAYRDKLKEAVDAGYAVLDKGGSSLNAVTTAINVLENSPFFNAGKGAVYTHNGQHEMDASIMDGQTMKAGAVAGVKHIKNPIDLARLVMDKSVHVMLYGEGAEEFALTQGVSLVANDSFDTQDRYEALQRAKAKMEQAKLEDKDYLAAHSELDTEYKVGTVGAVALDKQGNISAGTSTGGMTNKRYGRIGDSPIIGAGTYAENGVCAVSATGHGEYFIRYQVAGDICAKVKYQQKSIIQAADEVINQRLITAGGTGGVIAIDQRGNIATPFNTEGMYRATRKSGEEAQVMIWRDK, encoded by the coding sequence GTGAAAAATAAAAACAAAATACTCGCCATTCTGTTAGCTATTTCGAGCGTTTCAAGCTTAGGCGTCGTGGCCGATGATAAGCCGTTTTCAATTGCCATTCATGGCGGAGCGGGAACGATTAAGCCAAGTAATTTTACCCCAGAGAAAGAGCAGGCCTATCGAGACAAATTAAAGGAGGCCGTCGACGCAGGGTACGCGGTTTTAGATAAAGGTGGCTCGAGCCTTAATGCGGTTACCACTGCCATTAACGTTCTCGAGAACTCGCCATTTTTTAATGCGGGCAAGGGGGCAGTCTATACCCACAATGGGCAGCATGAGATGGATGCATCTATTATGGATGGTCAAACCATGAAAGCCGGCGCCGTTGCTGGGGTTAAACATATCAAAAATCCGATAGATTTGGCGCGTCTGGTCATGGATAAATCTGTTCATGTGATGCTCTATGGTGAAGGGGCCGAGGAGTTTGCCTTGACTCAAGGTGTGTCACTGGTTGCCAATGACAGCTTCGACACTCAAGATAGATACGAGGCACTGCAGCGCGCTAAGGCTAAGATGGAGCAAGCTAAACTCGAAGATAAAGATTATCTTGCCGCGCACAGTGAGCTAGATACTGAATATAAGGTGGGTACCGTAGGGGCTGTCGCTCTCGATAAGCAAGGCAATATCAGCGCTGGCACGTCAACGGGTGGGATGACCAATAAGCGTTATGGGCGGATTGGAGATTCTCCAATCATAGGTGCCGGAACCTACGCCGAAAATGGTGTCTGCGCGGTATCGGCGACGGGTCATGGAGAGTACTTTATTCGTTACCAAGTGGCGGGAGATATCTGCGCTAAGGTGAAATATCAGCAGAAATCAATCATCCAGGCGGCGGACGAGGTCATCAACCAGCGTCTAATTACAGCTGGCGGTACGGGGGGAGTTATCGCGATAGATCAGCGTGGCAATATCGCTACGCCATTTAATACCGAAGGCATGTACCGAGCGACCCGCAAGAGCGGCGAAGAGGCGCAAGTGATGATCTGGCGCGATAAGTAA
- the tamB gene encoding autotransporter assembly complex protein TamB, which yields MTQESNDVTINEPEQPTKSSTGKPEKKTGYLYTLWRSFKLVSRTLVYIPLGFLITFALLIGTHIGSRITVLLADALVPDLQITYVGGAINNRLEVTDVRWQIPGVAVELDDLTLDWHPLCLLRKQLCVSELLASRVIVEIDTDLPSEQQTSIIEKETAELSEATEATKPAKNDIKEQEGLDEINEEITLPFGIDLTKADLANVRVRVDDMHFNVSRLQTRAQWQSTGIRVNYLTSQDLLVDIPLSSDSDKYSQLDIDQDNTWAMADLPRVFMPIPVFAERVSLTKSHLRLGQRDDLFSQIDFEASYHSFLIHIENLKVHHTYGKVELEGEISLIDDYPMDVIAVIDAGHVDEIPGLGQQHATLALSGGFNRLKIESSGKGHIDYSLTGDIALADPKLAYHLSLTSKQLGWPLDKNTYSAQSVDLESVGDLDLQNLTFSGQVNSPYHPILAIDAQLTHAGSEVEVKHLRAKGELGDIEISGHASYAKNISWNAAINAIDFDMEQLALPLDNPLPESFISGRFNTRGKVQKKQWRVAISQSDLTGEIQGYPFHLIGDLSLDNKLHLSADSLKLSALQSILTISGTADEYWSINAQLDVPDLNLWHPDSSGSIKAKINVSGESDHPEVRVSAKALDLQFEHFKLEQAQIKGFYRPLDNQEFALTLDTGEFKYNTQQLDSITLSIEGDEQHQKLNLQTSGEYRLDTQIYSNLNTKTETLVAEVRRLSLSSILGDWDLEAPFNVSWDNLSQTGLLSTFCWLNIDGKFCLDDQAELGENGDASIKFQGDIGAILAPILPDNLIWQAPAKLSSHLIWAKDTKPQGALNLDFEPGYLSLKNNQRSVDIGYKTLALHASLDEKILSTQLRFDSHDIASWEGRLDIAVTPDRTLSGYTKLHKINLNALAEFLPQLEIIQGNISSELKIAGTLDQPDVSGQLLLENGELLAAANPTLFEDIKLAVSLSGQRALLDGTWNMGEGQAKLVGNIDWSTGTLNGNIQVNGNDLVIIQPPLAIINVSPDLDFSFTKDSFNIKGAIEVPSGHIKIVQLPEGGVEVSKDVVFNDSLSTGEINQNPLALTSDIKIKLADNLKIDGMGLKGKLTGVLELKQEAFKPALLYGDIRVVDGKYKFMGQTLDIKAGEVQFIGPMEVPNLNIEAVREIKDEDVLAGVRITGTPLKPVVTLFSSPTKEQAEILSYIIKGTGFHSNDNEQNSGLMLGAALTLSNQIGGGAVNNIGDSATGLIEKLGFSNVQLDANDDGRVAISGFIGEDLMVKYGYGVFNPGYEMTVRYYLLSQLYLETVSGTIEQSLDIYYNFDID from the coding sequence ATGACCCAAGAATCAAATGACGTTACCATCAATGAGCCAGAGCAACCCACAAAATCATCCACTGGAAAACCAGAGAAAAAAACGGGCTATCTATACACGCTTTGGCGAAGCTTCAAGCTTGTTTCGCGCACCTTAGTTTATATCCCACTGGGTTTTCTGATCACATTTGCACTCTTAATCGGCACCCATATAGGCAGCCGGATAACTGTGTTATTAGCAGATGCTTTAGTGCCAGATCTGCAGATCACCTATGTCGGCGGTGCTATCAATAACAGGCTCGAGGTCACGGATGTCCGTTGGCAGATCCCGGGAGTTGCAGTAGAGCTGGATGACTTAACCTTAGATTGGCACCCCTTATGTCTGCTACGTAAACAGCTTTGTGTTAGTGAACTGTTAGCGTCGAGAGTCATTGTCGAAATAGATACTGATTTACCCTCAGAACAACAAACATCCATAATAGAGAAAGAAACAGCCGAACTTAGCGAAGCAACTGAAGCTACAAAGCCGGCTAAGAATGATATAAAAGAGCAAGAGGGACTGGATGAAATCAATGAAGAGATCACCCTGCCTTTCGGCATAGATCTGACTAAGGCTGACTTGGCGAATGTCAGAGTCAGGGTCGATGATATGCATTTCAATGTATCGCGTCTACAAACAAGAGCACAATGGCAATCAACAGGTATCAGAGTGAATTATTTAACCTCTCAAGATCTGCTGGTCGATATTCCATTATCAAGCGATTCAGATAAGTATTCACAACTAGATATAGACCAAGATAACACTTGGGCCATGGCAGATTTACCTCGAGTTTTTATGCCTATTCCCGTATTTGCCGAACGTGTTTCCCTCACCAAGAGTCATCTAAGGCTTGGGCAGAGAGACGACCTTTTCTCCCAGATAGACTTTGAAGCCAGTTATCACAGTTTCCTCATCCATATCGAGAACCTTAAGGTCCATCACACCTATGGTAAGGTCGAGCTTGAGGGCGAGATATCCCTCATCGATGATTACCCAATGGATGTTATTGCGGTCATAGATGCCGGGCATGTCGATGAGATACCGGGATTGGGACAGCAACATGCCACTTTAGCATTATCCGGAGGCTTTAATAGACTCAAGATAGAATCGAGCGGCAAGGGTCATATCGACTATTCACTGACTGGCGATATTGCACTGGCCGACCCTAAACTGGCTTATCATCTTTCTCTCACATCTAAACAACTGGGTTGGCCCTTAGACAAAAATACCTATTCAGCCCAGTCTGTCGACCTTGAAAGTGTGGGTGATCTCGATCTGCAAAACCTGACGTTCTCAGGACAAGTTAACAGCCCTTACCACCCCATTTTGGCTATCGACGCCCAGCTGACACATGCTGGTTCTGAAGTCGAAGTAAAACATTTGAGAGCAAAAGGGGAACTAGGTGACATAGAAATTTCCGGCCATGCCAGCTACGCAAAAAACATCAGCTGGAATGCGGCTATCAATGCCATAGATTTTGATATGGAGCAGCTGGCATTACCCCTTGATAATCCGTTACCGGAGAGTTTCATCAGCGGTAGGTTTAACACCCGAGGTAAGGTGCAGAAAAAACAGTGGCGAGTGGCTATATCTCAATCAGATTTAACGGGTGAAATTCAAGGATACCCTTTTCATCTCATTGGCGATCTCAGCTTGGATAATAAACTCCATCTCAGTGCCGACAGCTTAAAACTGAGCGCCTTACAATCCATTTTGACCATTTCGGGCACAGCCGACGAATACTGGTCAATCAATGCCCAACTCGATGTTCCCGATCTTAACCTCTGGCACCCGGATTCATCTGGCAGTATCAAGGCTAAGATTAATGTGTCGGGAGAAAGTGACCACCCTGAAGTCAGAGTCTCAGCCAAGGCGCTGGATCTGCAGTTTGAACATTTCAAGCTAGAGCAAGCCCAGATTAAAGGTTTCTATCGTCCGCTGGATAATCAAGAGTTTGCCCTAACACTTGATACTGGAGAGTTTAAATATAATACACAGCAACTAGACTCAATCACACTGAGTATTGAGGGAGACGAGCAGCATCAAAAGCTGAACCTACAGACATCGGGAGAGTATAGACTCGACACGCAAATATACTCGAACCTTAACACCAAAACTGAAACGTTAGTCGCTGAGGTCAGAAGATTAAGCTTGAGTTCTATCTTAGGTGATTGGGATCTGGAAGCGCCTTTTAATGTATCTTGGGACAATCTAAGCCAGACAGGCTTACTCAGTACCTTTTGTTGGCTCAACATCGATGGCAAATTTTGTCTGGATGACCAAGCCGAGCTTGGCGAAAATGGTGATGCCAGTATAAAATTCCAGGGAGACATAGGTGCCATATTAGCGCCGATATTGCCCGACAACTTGATATGGCAAGCGCCGGCAAAATTATCTTCACATTTGATATGGGCCAAAGATACTAAACCTCAAGGTGCCTTGAATCTTGATTTCGAACCTGGTTATCTCAGCCTGAAAAACAATCAGCGCAGCGTGGATATAGGTTATAAAACACTCGCACTGCACGCCTCACTAGATGAGAAGATATTATCAACGCAACTGCGATTCGATTCACATGATATCGCGAGTTGGGAAGGACGACTAGACATCGCGGTGACCCCAGACCGAACGCTATCGGGTTATACAAAATTACATAAGATAAACTTAAATGCATTGGCAGAGTTTTTACCTCAACTGGAAATCATACAGGGGAATATATCCAGTGAGTTGAAAATAGCGGGCACATTAGATCAACCCGATGTTTCCGGTCAGCTACTACTGGAAAATGGTGAACTCCTGGCGGCAGCGAACCCAACACTCTTTGAAGATATTAAGCTTGCGGTGTCCCTATCAGGTCAACGTGCCCTACTCGATGGAACCTGGAACATGGGAGAGGGTCAGGCTAAGCTCGTAGGCAACATAGACTGGAGCACAGGTACGCTCAATGGCAATATTCAAGTTAACGGTAATGACTTAGTTATCATTCAACCTCCTCTGGCCATCATCAATGTCTCACCCGATCTTGACTTTAGTTTCACTAAAGACAGTTTCAATATAAAAGGTGCAATCGAAGTACCTTCAGGCCATATAAAAATAGTGCAGCTGCCCGAAGGAGGCGTCGAGGTATCTAAAGATGTGGTCTTTAACGACAGTCTCTCAACGGGGGAAATCAATCAAAATCCCTTGGCTCTCACATCTGACATAAAAATCAAGCTCGCAGACAACCTAAAAATTGATGGAATGGGTCTCAAAGGTAAGCTAACAGGCGTCTTAGAGTTAAAACAAGAAGCCTTTAAGCCAGCACTACTCTACGGTGATATACGCGTTGTAGACGGTAAATATAAGTTCATGGGGCAAACTTTAGATATTAAGGCCGGTGAAGTCCAATTTATTGGCCCAATGGAAGTGCCTAACCTTAATATCGAGGCGGTAAGAGAGATCAAAGATGAAGATGTCTTGGCCGGAGTAAGAATAACAGGCACGCCACTCAAGCCCGTTGTCACCTTATTCTCTAGCCCAACCAAGGAACAAGCCGAAATACTCTCATACATCATCAAGGGTACAGGATTTCACAGCAATGATAATGAACAGAACAGTGGTTTGATGTTGGGTGCGGCGCTGACCTTGAGTAATCAGATCGGTGGTGGTGCTGTGAATAACATCGGCGATTCGGCAACCGGATTAATTGAAAAACTTGGATTTTCAAATGTTCAACTCGATGCTAATGATGACGGCCGTGTGGCTATCAGTGGTTTCATCGGCGAAGATCTGATGGTCAAATATGGTTATGGCGTCTTTAATCCTGGTTATGAGATGACTGTCAGGTATTACTTATTATCACAGCTCTATTTAGAGACTGTATCGGGCACCATAGAGCAGTCATTAGATATCTACTATAACTTCGATATCGATTAG